Sequence from the Candidatus Abyssobacteria bacterium SURF_5 genome:
TTGAAGGAGATGATACCACAAAAAGAGGCTATTGTCAACCATAAATTAATATCTTGAACTATAGTTCAACAACTTTAATCGTCGGACAGTCTCACAGAGACCATATTTCGCCCTACAATAATCAAAATATATTATTTAGTGATAAGGGGTTATCTCGTAACAATAAGCAAATAGAGGAGTTATAAATAAAAAATGGGCTCTGTCCCTATATTTCTTCCATTAGGCGAAGGTAACCATTTGGGCGAGTTTTTGTTTGGTCTCGAGGGGGACGGTTTCGGTGGGATCGAGAAGCGCGACGCGGGGGACGCCGCCCAGAAGGTGGAACGCGCGGTTGAGGATGCGGTCGTCCCAGATGGCGTCGATGTCGTTGCGGATGAGTCTCTCGGCCGTCAGTGCGGAAATGATGCCGCCGAGCCAGTTGACGACGACGCGGTTGGCGATGCCGACAATGGCTTGGGAGGTGTAAGGGTCGCTAGAGCCCGTTTTCTCGGATTCGGGCGCGAGCTTGCGGTTTTCGAGCAGCCAGGCCAGCGAGACCATGTCGTGAGCGACGACGCACTGCGAGGCGACGATCAAACCGATGTCGGGATCGGTCGCATATCCCTTGTCCGGTCCGTAGGTGGCCTGAGTGCGCGTAGCCGTCGTTAGAACGAGGCGTTGTTTTTCACGAAGAGAGGGCACCCAATTGGCCTCTGCTGTTTTCTCCTGAAAGGTTGCCGCATCGTGATGGTATTCGAGCCGCGAATCAGTGCGCCAATAGCCGACGGCCGCCTTGAGACCGAGGGTGCTGCCTGCCAGCGGATGGCGGCTGCAGCGAGGCATGAGGATGATGTGGTCAACCTCCTTCAGGACTTTGGGCATCATGATGCCTGCTTTCCAGTGCGATTTGGAGGCGGGGCCGTCCTCAAAGAATGCGTTCCAGCCCTCTTCCTCGGGAAAATACAGTTCGGCGCCCGCCGACTCTGCGGCGCGGGCGATTCCGGAATTTTGCATCAAGCGGCGGGAGCTGCCGGTTATCTTGTCGCGGTAGAATCTAACGTGCTCGATGCCTGCAGTATCGCTCACGATGACGCGGCCGGCGCCCTTTTCCTTTAAGAGGGCCACCATGGCGGCGATTCCCGCCGGATGAGTGGTGGCGGGGTACGGATTGCCGGAATTGAGGGCCGGCTTGATGAAGACTGTATCGCCTGCGGACAACCAGGAGAAGTCGGTGGCCGATTCGGCAGCGGTTCGAACGGCTTTGATGAGTGCTTCTTCTGCCGCTCCCTTCGGTACACCAGCCAGATGCACGGAGGTTTCGGGTCCCGGCTGCGGGACACTCAGTTTGGCGTGTGCGGTTTCTGGACGCAGTGCAGTCGACGCAGCGGCAGCGCCGGCGGCGCTTATTTTCAGGAAACGGCGCCGGTCGATTTGGCATTTATGAAGAAAGTTCATTGTATTACTCCCGCCTGTTGCCGGTTAATATTATGTCATCGGGAGAAGGATTGCAAACGGTGTGTCACAAGAAATTGGCAAGCGGGCGACCCGCCGGGTCGCCCCTGGGTGTAAACACAGGTCAAGAAGAATAATAATGGATTGCCGGGAGTGAGCGCTACGAGCGGATGATTCCACCGAAGAGGAAGATTGAAATGGGGCGGCTACCACCGCACATCCCGGATTCCTTCTTCCGCTTCCGCAGGAATGACGGCGAACGGAGGGGACGGAATCACGTTGACGGATTGCGGGGAACCTTGTATCATGGCATAAGCGTGTCCGGATTCTTAGGGTTCGGAGCCTTCGCTTGTCAGGGCTCGGTTTTCTGCGGTCGCCATGGAGGTCGAGATGGATTACACGAAAGCTTTTGAGGCAGTTGAAAAGAACCGGAATTATATTGTCGAGACACTCAGGAAACTGGTGCAGATTGATACGTCCGTTCCGCCCGGCCTCAACTATGACAAAATTGCGGACGCGCTCGAACCGGACCTCGAGACATTCGGGTTCGACACCGAGCGCGTGATCATACCGGAGGAGAAGGTGCGTGAGATCCCGTACGATCTGAAGGGACCGCGAGTGAACCTTGTCGCGCGGAAGCTGTCGGGCAAGGAGCCGGTTTCCATTTACGGGCACATCGACGTGGTTCCGATTGAAGAGGGCTGGGAGTGCGATCCATTTGCGGGCATTGTCAAAGGCGACACTTTCTATGCGCGCGGCGCGTCCGACATGAAGGGATCGATTGCCTGTCTGATGGGCGCACTGAAGGTGATGCATGATTTGTCGCTCGAGCCGAAATTCGATATGCACTGCATGTTTTGCACGGATGAAGAGATCGGCGTTTATCCGGGCGTTTACCATCTTGCCCTGAACGGATACGTGAAGGGGCATATGCTGAATCTTGAGCTTGGGGCGCAGGAGCCGATTTTGCTGCAGGCGTGCGAGGGCGCCATCAATATCTTTGTAACGGGCATCGGCAAGAGCTGCCACAGCGGCATGAACTTTATGGGGATCAACGCGCTCGAGGAAATGGTTCCGATCATGAATGAACTGCTTGCGTTGAAGAAGATTGTGGAGAAGCGCGAATCGAAAGTGCCCGCCTTCCCGCTGCCGGGCACGCCATCGCCGCAGCTCACGCCGATGTTTAACCTTTCAGTGATGCGAAGCGGCGCGAAGTCCAACATCACGCCCGGCGAGTGCAGGCTGACCATCAATCGGCGTTATCTTCCCGAGGAGAAGGCCGACGACGTTGTCGGGGAAATCAAGGAGGCGATCGCGCGGGGAAGAGCGAACAGCAAGCTGCTCGACGTACAGGTGAAGGCGGTCATCGATTACCCGCCGGTGGTTTTCGACATGGAAAGCGTGTACATGAAAAAGATGAAGGATGCGCGCCGGGCGGTACACGGATACGACGACTTTCTGATCGGCGGGCTGGGCGGCTCGACGGATATGGGCTCAGTGGCGGAGGCGTTAAGAACCGACAAATTCATCGGAGTGTCTCCGGTCCGAGCCGATAATATATCGGCTCACGCGGCCAATGAACGCGTGCAGATTTCGGACCTGGTGAACATGACAAAGGAGCTGGTGCATTATCTGGCGTTTTGACGTGCGAAGCGCTTTCAAACGTTTACAATAAGTAAGACGGAGAAATTTTCTCACATGCAAGAGACCGACCGCGAAGAATCATCCCTCCTCTGTGATCTTCCCTCCAGCGTCTCGCTACAGGTAACCGAAGTCTGCAACTTGCGCTGCAGGATGTGTTATGAGTGGGGAGAAAAGGGACGCTATGGAAAGGCGAGCGGCAAGAAACCCGCTACGCTCGATATTGATTTGTTGAGACGGGTCATCCGCGAACTGGCGCCGGCAAGGCCGTCGTATGACCTGTTCGGAGGCGAGCCATTTGTCTATCCTCATCTTGAGGATTTGATCCTGGCGATCAAGCAAGCGGGCTCGCCGATAGATACGCCGACAAACGGCACTCTCCTGGAAAAGCATGCCGTGATGCTGGTGCGCACCGGCTTCGATTCAGTGCGCGTTTCACTTGACGGCCCTCGAGAAATCAACGATGCCCAGCGGGGCCCCGGCAGTTACGAGAAAGCCATGAGCGGCATTGCGGCGCTTTACCGCGAAAAGCAGAAGTCGGGCGGCCGCACTCCGCTTATCAGCATCATTTATACAATTACAGCGGACAACTATCTTGCGCTCGATCAATTCTTTCTGCGCGAGCTGAACCTGGAGGCGATCGATTGGGCAACGATCCAGATGCAGAACTTTATCACGGCTCCGATGGGAGCCGCATATGCGCGAATGCTCGATTCGCAGTTCGGCATAAAAAGCAATCGTTACTGGAGCGGGCTCGTGCGCTCCCCCGCCGATTTCTCGAATATCGATGCAATCAAACTTGCGGACCAGGTGAATAGAGTGTGCGACTCCCTTCAGGAGATGGGGAAAAATGTGCTGCTATTGCCGCCTACATTTTCACCGGAAAATCTTTCCGCCTATCTCGGTGCTCATTGGAACAAGATGACCGACACCTATCGTCGCTGTCCGATTCCGTGGAACGTCATAGATATCACGGCCGACGGCGATGTGGCGCCATGCCATGTGTTCTATGACCTCGTGATGGGGAATCTGCATGAGCGGAGTTTTGAGGACATCTGGAACGGCGAGAGATACCGCTCGTTCAGGGGATATATGGAGAGACACGGGCTCATGTCGATCTGTCCCGGCTGCTGTATTCTTTACCTGGCAGGCAGTTAGAGAGCCTCAAATAGGCGGGGAATTGCCCGAAAGAAGAAGTTGGTGTTCGAAAACGTACGACGAAAAAAATCGAGCAAGGATTTGACATTGCGCTAAACCCAATGGCATAATAGCTTAACGTACTGGGAAAAATATTCTTTTTGCGCATCCTCAGTTCGGCATGATCGATGCCTATGTGCGTTAAACAGACCTGTAGCAGAATTCATTTCCTTTGTAAGCTTGCGTACCCGTTGATAACCAATAGAGGAAGTGATGTTGAAAAGAAAGAACACCTCTTTTATCCGATTGCCGATCGGCCGCAAGTCTTTTTCCGCCCGTAATACTGGACATCCATTCTCCATCCGGCATCTCTTAAGCATGGCCGCGGTGGCCGTCCTCGTTTCGTATTTGACTTTTCGAAACTCACCAAGCGAGGAACTCGCGTTTTCGAATGCTTCGGAGCCCTCGCCGGAGGATGCAGCGGCAATGGAACAGGTCGCAGCGCCCGCAGGGGAAGCAAAGGCCGAGGAGGGACCCGCTCCTCGTTCATACGAGCAGAACATATGCGCCACAGTTGAAAAAGGGGATAATCTTTACGATCTTCTGAAAAAACGGGGAATCCCTTCACCGTGCATTCAGGAACTGGTGAGTGCTACGCGTCCTGTTTACAACCTTGCGCGTTTGCAGCAGGGACAGGTGGTAACGCTTGATTTTGACGAAAGAGACGGCAAGATTAACCGTTTCGAGACCGAACTTGCGGACAGCAGATTGATAGTCCAGCGCCAGGATGAGAGCCTGACGGCGAGGAAAGAAATATTTGAATACAACACGCGTCATCAACTAGCGGTGGGCACCATCAAGGATTCCCTTTTTCTTGCAGCCGATGCAGCCGGTCTGCCCGCTTCATTAACGATGTCTTTGGCCGACATTTTTGCTTGGGATATCGATTTTCACGTTGATATTCGGACGGACGACTCTTTTGCCGTCCTTTATGAAGAACGATATCTTAAAGGGCGATCGTCGCAACCCGGTCGCATTCTAGCCGCCGGTATCGAGAACAAGGGGAAGTCCTACTGGGCTTTTTCTTTCGGACAAGACGGCAAAGAGGCTTATTACGATCAAGATGGGCGCGCATTGCGCAAGGCGTTTCTGAAGTCTCCGCTGAAGTACAGCCGCATCTCCTCGACGTTCAGCCATAGGAGGTTCCATCCGATCCTCAAGACGTATCGGCCTCACCTCGGCGTTGACTATGCCGCCCCCGCGGGGACCCCGATCCGCTCGATTGGCGACGGCAAGATCGCCTTTGCCGGATGGAAGAGCGGATACGGCCGCTACATCAAGATCAAGCACAACAACACATACGCGTCGACGTATGGACATCTCAAGAGTTTTGCCAAGGGAATCCAGCGGGGCAAGCACGTGCGGCAGGGCGACGTAATCGGTTATGTCGGCGCGACCGGCCTTGCCACCGGCCCTCATCTGGATTTTCGGTTGCTCAAGAATGAGCAATTCATCAATCCGCTGAAGGTCAATTTTCCCAGCGCCGATCCCGTAGCGAAGGAAGAGATGACCGAATTCAAGAAACAGGTCGAACAATACTTGCTTGAAATAAAAAACGGGAAGGCGGTTTCGCCTGCGCCTCCTTATCAACTGATTTCGCTCCAGATGGCACAGCTCAGCTCCTGAGGCTGATCCCTCTCTCTCAAGCTCCCATTAATCCTGTCACCCACTCCGCCTCACATCTATTTTCCTGAAGAAGAGAAGCGGGTATTTTCCGGCATGACCGGCTCATTTCAGTTGCTCTCGTCTGGTGCGCGTGTTAGATTAACGTAAGATTAAAAATAAAAACAATCGCGAGATAGTCAATTCAGGAAGAGTCGTCTCTTCCTGTCCATGCGTTGAGAGGAAATGCGGTCTGTTCCGAAGACCGTGCGCGAATGGGAAGAAAGAGGTGAAGAATGATCGGTAAAACGGCCAGCGATTATTTGGTAAAGCGGCTTCATGCATGGGGGATACGACGGATATTCGGCTATCCGGGTGACGGAATAAACGGAGTGATGGGAGCCCTGGATCGTCACAAGGAGAAAATCGAGTTCATTCAGACGGCTCATGAGGAGATAGCCGCCTTCATGGCATGCGGGCATGCAAAATTCACGGGAGAGGTAGGCGTTTGTCTCGCCACGTCGGGTCCGGGAGCTATCCATTTGGTAAATGGACTATATGACGCTCAAATGGATCGCCAGCCGGTGGTCGCGATTGTCGGCCAACAGGCAAGGGCTTCGCTGGGGGCCGAATACCAGCAGGAGGTCGACCTCATTTCCCTCTTTAAGGATGTAGCCCATGAGTATGTGCATATGGCATCCACCGCCGAGCAGATCCGCCATCTGGTTGACCGGGCGGTGCGCATAGCGAAAGCGGAGCGCACGGTAACCTGCATAATCATTCCGCAGGACGTGCAGGAGTCGGATGCAATTGAGAAACCGGATCGCAAGCATGGAAGTGTGTTCTCGGGCATCGGTTATTCTCACCCTCGAATTATTCCGCAGGAAGATGACATCAAACGAGCCGCCGACGTTCTCAATGAAGGCAAGCGAGTAGCGATGCTGGTTGGAGCGGGCGCACTCAAAGCCGCAAGAGAGGTTCAGCAGGTGGCCGAGTTGTTGGGCGCCGGAGTCGCAAAGGCATTGCTGGGGAAAGCGGCTCTTCCGGATGACGTTCCGTATAACGTCGGCTCGATCGGCCTTTTGGGGACGAAGCCAAGCTGGGACATGATGACCGAATGCGACACGCTCTTGTGGGTGGGCAGCGGTTTCCCCTATTCCGAGTTTCTGCCGAAAGAGGGCAAGGCGCGCGGTGTCCAGATCGACATAAGGCCTCGCATGTTAAGCGCACGATATCCGATGGAGGTGAATCTGCATGGAGACAGCGCGCTCACGCTGCGGGCGCTGCTCCCGTTGCTGAAGCAAAAGAATAAAGATTGGCAAAAGGATATTGAGCAATCGATGAAGGAATGGTGGGAAGTAATGGAGGCGCGCGCGATGCTGGAGGCAGACCCAATCAATCCGCAGCGCGTGTTCTGGGAACTCTCCCCCCTGCTTCCCGACAACTGTATCATTACCTCCGATTCCGGTTCAGCCGCCTCCTGGTTCGCGCGGGACCTGAAGATAAGACACGGAATGATGGCTTCCCTTTCCGGCAACCTGGCCACGATGTGTCCGGCACTCCCCTATGCGCTTGCGGCGAAAATGGCCCATTCCGATCGGGCCGTGATCGCAACCACCGGCGACGGCGCGATGCAAATGCTCGGAAACGCCGCACTGATCAACATTGCGCGCTCTTGGAGGAGTTGGAAGGACCCGCGCCTGGTCGTGCTCGTCCTGAACAATCAGGACCTCAACCAGGTGACGTGGGAGCAAAGGATCATGTCGGGCAATCCCAAGTTCGAGGCCTCACAGGAAGTTGAGGAATTCAATTACGCCCGGTACGCCGAAATGCTGGGACTGAGAGGGATCGAGATCGATGATCCCAAGCAGATACGGCCGGCATGGGAGGAAGCCTTCAGGACAGACCGGCCGGTGGTCGTCGATGCGCACACCGATCCCGATGTTCCGCCTCTTCCGCCGCATATTACCTTCGAACAGGCCAAAGGCTATATGTTCTCCATTTTCAAGGGGGACCCGAACAGCCTGGCGATCATCAAGATGTCGGCGAAAGAGATGAAGGAGTCCTTCCTTCATCATGGAAGGAGCGAGGCGGGGTTCATCGGAAAGGTGATCAAGCGGTAAAGGATCGACGCGGCAAGAAAAGAAGCATTCGATTCTGGCGGGAAAAAGGGATAATCTTTCATAAGAAGAGCGCGTGACGAGCGCTTGCAGCGGGATCGACGCCATGAGAAGCAAATGCATCAACGCAACGAATCCGAGCACATACGCGGTCATTTTCGACAAGGGGGATGAACTGATCACGGGCCTTACGCGCTTCGCAATCGAGAAGGTCCTTTCGGGCAGTCAGATCAATGCCGTCGGGGGATTCTCCCATGCGACGATTGGCTTTTTTGACCGCGACCGGAAAGACTATAAGAAAATAGAATTGGATGAGCAGGTCGAGGTGCTCTGCCTGTTTGGAGATATAACCATAGAAGGCGGGACGCCCAAAGTGCACGCCCACGCAATCATTGGCAGGGCCGACGGCACAACTCGCGGAGGTCACCTGATCAAGGCTCTGGTCTGGCCGACGCTCGAGGTGATCGTGACCGAATCGCCGGGATACCTGGTCCGAAGGCACGACCCGGATACCGGGCTCGCGCTCATCGATCCTGAGGCGGAATGAATTCGCTTCCTGCACCGGCACCGATAATACGCAAGGCTGGTGGCGATCAATGCATTGTTCTTGCTTCGGGGAACTTCACCTTGTGATCCATATCGGGCATTAGCTGATCAACTGGTGCGCCTTCAGGCGCCGCACGACGGCAGGAACCATTGCGGAACCGACCCCGCCAAAAATAGTGGTGAGAATAGATGAGTAGATTGCGTGCTGCAGCATAATGGTCTTTTCCATGCCCAGCAGCCAGTCCACCAGCAAAAAGAAAAAGAACCGGGTTGCGGAGGCGATGCAACCGAGGAGAACAGATGCAGCAAGGCTTTCGGCGAGGCGCGGACACAAAGTAAACCCCACATCGACAATGACGGCGGGGAAAACGGACTTGGATATCACCAGCGGTCCGCCCTTGCCCATCCCAAGCAGCATACTGAGCGTACCGGCCACAACCCCCATCAGCGTGGCCGCCCACCGATACGGAACGCACGCACGTCCGAGAATAAGGAAGAACATAGTGAAGAACATGGCGTGACCGGGGATGTTCAGGTGCAGCCGCAGCATGGCTCGTGTGATTATGATGAAGGTTGCGCAGAAACCCAGGTAAATTGCATCGCGCAGGGGAAGAAACTGGAATGTGTGAATGCGATTGGAAGTCTTCATTTCTTCTTCTTGTCTTTCTTCTTGCCCCCTATCGGGCGCCACATGCCGTCGCTCGTTCGGTCGACGAACAGGATGATCTCATGATTCTGCAACACTGGCCGAACCCAGTCGCGCGTGTCGATGATGTCATCATCCCGAAGCGATGTTCCCGAGGCGGCGGCGACCTTCTGGATTCCCGTCCTTGAGAGCAGTTCCTTCACATTCATAATACCGCTGATCTCTCGAATTCCCTCGAGCCCGATGAAACGGCCGTCGCATCCCGTGCTTCGCAGGCCGACGCCCCCCATCGCGCCGATAGCGCCTCGCCACGGCTCTCCCCGGCACCACGTGAAAATCTCGAGGCGCTCAGCCAGCAGTCGCGCCTCATCCGGCTGAATGACTTCGCGCTGGGCGCGCAGGCCGAAATCAACCAGTTCCCTTGGAACCTCTTCCTCATTGGCAATACATAAACCCGGATCGGCTCCTTCATGAAAATTGCG
This genomic interval carries:
- a CDS encoding DUF362 domain-containing protein, giving the protein MNFLHKCQIDRRRFLKISAAGAAAASTALRPETAHAKLSVPQPGPETSVHLAGVPKGAAEEALIKAVRTAAESATDFSWLSAGDTVFIKPALNSGNPYPATTHPAGIAAMVALLKEKGAGRVIVSDTAGIEHVRFYRDKITGSSRRLMQNSGIARAAESAGAELYFPEEEGWNAFFEDGPASKSHWKAGIMMPKVLKEVDHIILMPRCSRHPLAGSTLGLKAAVGYWRTDSRLEYHHDAATFQEKTAEANWVPSLREKQRLVLTTATRTQATYGPDKGYATDPDIGLIVASQCVVAHDMVSLAWLLENRKLAPESEKTGSSDPYTSQAIVGIANRVVVNWLGGIISALTAERLIRNDIDAIWDDRILNRAFHLLGGVPRVALLDPTETVPLETKQKLAQMVTFA
- a CDS encoding DUF296 domain-containing protein, translated to MRSKCINATNPSTYAVIFDKGDELITGLTRFAIEKVLSGSQINAVGGFSHATIGFFDRDRKDYKKIELDEQVEVLCLFGDITIEGGTPKVHAHAIIGRADGTTRGGHLIKALVWPTLEVIVTESPGYLVRRHDPDTGLALIDPEAE
- a CDS encoding M20/M25/M40 family metallo-hydrolase produces the protein MEVEMDYTKAFEAVEKNRNYIVETLRKLVQIDTSVPPGLNYDKIADALEPDLETFGFDTERVIIPEEKVREIPYDLKGPRVNLVARKLSGKEPVSIYGHIDVVPIEEGWECDPFAGIVKGDTFYARGASDMKGSIACLMGALKVMHDLSLEPKFDMHCMFCTDEEIGVYPGVYHLALNGYVKGHMLNLELGAQEPILLQACEGAINIFVTGIGKSCHSGMNFMGINALEEMVPIMNELLALKKIVEKRESKVPAFPLPGTPSPQLTPMFNLSVMRSGAKSNITPGECRLTINRRYLPEEKADDVVGEIKEAIARGRANSKLLDVQVKAVIDYPPVVFDMESVYMKKMKDARRAVHGYDDFLIGGLGGSTDMGSVAEALRTDKFIGVSPVRADNISAHAANERVQISDLVNMTKELVHYLAF
- a CDS encoding radical SAM protein — its product is MQETDREESSLLCDLPSSVSLQVTEVCNLRCRMCYEWGEKGRYGKASGKKPATLDIDLLRRVIRELAPARPSYDLFGGEPFVYPHLEDLILAIKQAGSPIDTPTNGTLLEKHAVMLVRTGFDSVRVSLDGPREINDAQRGPGSYEKAMSGIAALYREKQKSGGRTPLISIIYTITADNYLALDQFFLRELNLEAIDWATIQMQNFITAPMGAAYARMLDSQFGIKSNRYWSGLVRSPADFSNIDAIKLADQVNRVCDSLQEMGKNVLLLPPTFSPENLSAYLGAHWNKMTDTYRRCPIPWNVIDITADGDVAPCHVFYDLVMGNLHERSFEDIWNGERYRSFRGYMERHGLMSICPGCCILYLAGS
- a CDS encoding thiamine pyrophosphate-requiring protein; translated protein: MGKTASDYLVKRLHAWGIRRIFGYPGDGINGVMGALDRHKEKIEFIQTAHEEIAAFMACGHAKFTGEVGVCLATSGPGAIHLVNGLYDAQMDRQPVVAIVGQQARASLGAEYQQEVDLISLFKDVAHEYVHMASTAEQIRHLVDRAVRIAKAERTVTCIIIPQDVQESDAIEKPDRKHGSVFSGIGYSHPRIIPQEDDIKRAADVLNEGKRVAMLVGAGALKAAREVQQVAELLGAGVAKALLGKAALPDDVPYNVGSIGLLGTKPSWDMMTECDTLLWVGSGFPYSEFLPKEGKARGVQIDIRPRMLSARYPMEVNLHGDSALTLRALLPLLKQKNKDWQKDIEQSMKEWWEVMEARAMLEADPINPQRVFWELSPLLPDNCIITSDSGSAASWFARDLKIRHGMMASLSGNLATMCPALPYALAAKMAHSDRAVIATTGDGAMQMLGNAALINIARSWRSWKDPRLVVLVLNNQDLNQVTWEQRIMSGNPKFEASQEVEEFNYARYAEMLGLRGIEIDDPKQIRPAWEEAFRTDRPVVVDAHTDPDVPPLPPHITFEQAKGYMFSIFKGDPNSLAIIKMSAKEMKESFLHHGRSEAGFIGKVIKR